The DNA sequence CCGGGCGGGTGTTTGGGGAAAGATCGGCCCCGCCCCAGGCGGCGGTGGACATCGGGACCGGCCAGACACCGTAGCTGGTGGAACGCGGGACCGCCCCCTAAGCTGGAAACCGCCCCCGGCGGAACAGGGGGCGGCGCGCAGCCTTCGACGCGACGGAGCAGGCATGAGCCAGACCCAGACCCACCTGCAGGCCCCCGGCGAGAAACAGTTCTTCGGGCACCCCCGGGGGCTCGCCACGCTGTTCTTCACCGAGATGTGGGAGCGCTTCTCGTACTACGGGCTGCGTGGTCTGCTGGTCCTGTTCCTGACCGCGGCCCTCGCCGACGGTGGGTTCGCCTTCGCCGACTCCACGGCGGGCGCCATCCTGGGGCTCTACACGGCGTCGGTCTACCTGCTCTCGCTGCCGGGCGGGTGGATCGCCGACCGCATCCTGGGCCAGCGCTCAGCGGTGTTCTGGGGAGGCGTGGTCATCGCGGCCGGCCACTTCACCATGGCGCTGGGAAGCAAGGTGCTGTTCTTCGTGGGCCTGTGCCTGGTGGCAGTGGGCACGGGGCTGCTCAAGCCCAACGTGAGCGCCATCGTGGGAGAGCTGTATTCCGACCGGGGCGCACGTCGCGACGCCGGTTTCTCGATCTTCTACATGGGCATCAATCTGGGCGCCTTCCTCGGTCCGATCATCTGCGGCTATCTGGGCGAGAACATCAACTGGCACCTGGGTTTCGGCGCCGCCGGCGTCGGCATGCTGGCGGGTCTGATCCAGTACAGAATGGGCGATGCCTACCTGAAGGAGGCGGGGCTGCTGCAGGAGGACGCCCTCGACAAGCGCTCGGGCGCCATCCGGGCGCTCATCGCGGGCGTGGCCGTGGTGACGGTGATCACGGTGCTGCTGTGGCTCCTGAACCGGGCCGGCACCGTGAACGTGACCATCGAGGCGATCGCGGGCGGAGCAGGCGTGACCATCGTCTCGATCGCGGTGCTGTACTTCGCCTACCTGATGGCGATGGGCGGGCTCGCCGCCGACGAGAAGAAGCGCGTCACGTACATCTTCATCCTGTTCATTGGCGCCGCCATGTTCTGGGCCGGCTTCGAGCAGGCGGCCTCCACGCTCAACCTGTTCGCGGAGCGCCTCACCGACCGTACGATCGGCTCGTGGGAGATGCCCACCAGTTGGCTCCAGTCGGTCAACGCGCTGTTCATCATCCTGCTCGCTCCCGTCGTCGGCTCCTTGTGGGTGCGGCTCGACGAGCGGAATCCGTCCATTCCGGTGAAGTTCGGGTGGGGCCTCGTGTTGCTCGGCGTTGGGTTCTTCGTGCTGGCCTGGGGTGCCAGCTTCGCGACGCCCGAGAACCCCGTCAGCCCCATGTGGCTGGTGGTCACCTATTTCTTCCACACGGTGGGTGAGCTGGCGTTGAGCCCGGTAGGGCTGTCCAGCGTCACCAAGCTGGCGCCGCACCGCCTGGTGGGTCAGATGATGGGTGTGTGGTTCATGGGGACGTCGCTCGGCAATCTGATCGCCGGGATGGCAGCCGGTCAGTTGGAGAGCCTCTCTCCGCCGACCCTCTTCACCACGGTGGGCGCCATCGCCGCCGGTGCGGGCCTGGTCTACTTCGTCTTCCATCGCCCGATCAAGCATCTGGGCCCGGACGTGAAGTAGGCAGCAGCCATGGCCGGTCTGTGGAGCAAGCTCAACCTCAAGGACCAGGAACGCGTCCTGATCCTGGATGCGCCCGCGAGCTTCGAGCGGGCCGTTGCCGAGCTCGAGGGGAAGGCGGTGCTCCGGCGTTGGGGGGCCGACGCCAGCGTGGACTTCCTGGTTGCCTTCGTGACGAGGCAGGCGGCCCTGGATGCGGTCGCGGGCAAGCTGCCGGCCAAGACGCGCGGCGATGCCGTGGTCTGGATCGCCTACCCCAAAGGCACGTCCAAGCGCTACGCCTGCGAGTTCAACCGCGACACGGGCTTCGACGCGCTGGGATCCGCGGGCTTCGAGGGAGTGCGGCAGGTGGCCATCGACGAGGACTGGTCGGCCCTGCGGTTTCGCCGCGTGGAGTACATCAAGAAGATGAAGCGAGACCCAAAGCGCGCGCTGACCGCCGAGGGAAGGAAGCGGACGGGGAAGCCGTGAGCCCGCTTCGCGCGCTCGCCACCTACGGCGCCATGCTCCTGGCCTTCCTGGCGCTCGATCTGGTCTGGTTGGGCGTGCTGGCCCGTGGGTTCTACGCCCGCCACTGGGCGAGCTCATGCGGCCTGAGGTGCGCTGGGGCGCCGCGCTGGCGTTCTACCTGATCTACCTGGGGGGCGTTCTGCTGTTGGCTGTCGTCCCGGCCGTCGCGGAGCAGTCGCTGCAGCGGGCGCTGCTGAACGGGGCCGTGCTGGGCCTGGTGGCCTACGCCGCCTACGACCTCACCAATCTGGCCACGCTCCGCGGCTTCCCTGCCGGCCTGGTTCCGGTGGACCTGGTATGGGGCACCGTGCTCACCGCGGCGGTGGCCGCGGTGGGGTTCGGAGTGGCGACCTGGACGACCGCGGGCTGACGCCCCGGGGCCGAGCCGCCATGTATCGCAGCTGCCTCGCCTGCCGGGGCACACTCGAGCCCAACGAGCACCTGCCGACCCTGCCCATCGGGCGCATGGTGGCCTTCGATCCGGAACGCGGCCGGTTGTGGGTGGTGTGTCAGCGCTGCGGCCGCTGGAACCTGGTGCCGCTGGAGCAGCGTTGGGAGGCCATTCAGCGCTGCAAGCAGCTGCACACGGAGTGGCCCATGGTGAGTCAGGGTCCCTCCCTGAGCGTGGCGCGCGGGACGGACGGCTTCGAGGTCATCCGGGTTGGGGACGAAGATCCTGAAGCGCTGCTTCGACGCCGCCTTCAGGACCGCTTGCACCGTCGGGCGCAGCTCGAGCTTCCTGCCGTGGTCACATGGCCCCGGCGACGACGCTGGATCCTGGGGGCCAGCACGGCAGTGGCGTCCGTGGGGCTGATGGGAGCGGGCATCGCCGCGGGTGGGCTCCTGGCGCCGCTGGCGATCGTGGCCCTGCTGCGCGCCGGGCTCGAACCCCCGCGCCAGGGAGTCGTGCGCATCGGAGCGCACACGCTCGACCGGCGCGCCTTGAACAACGTCCGTCTGGTTGCCACCGACGACGACTACGGATGGATGTTGGCCCTGCCGGGACGGTGGACGCTCTCCGGACGAGACGCGGTGCATGCCATCTACTCCCTGCTGCCGCTGGTCAATCGCTTCAACCCCGATCCCGAGACGATCGAACGTGCGTTGACGCACCGCGCCAAGAAGGGTCCCGGCTTCCACGATCAGCTCCGCGCGGCAGCTCGCCGTTACGGACCGGGAAGGTCCGCCCGCTTGGCCAAGCTCGCCCGCCACGAGCGTCTGGCCCTGGAGATCGGTGCGGAGGAAGCGCTGGAGAGTGGTGATGCGACCGACCTCGAGGCCGCCTGGGCGCGGGCGGAGGAGTTGGCCGCCATCTCCGACGACCTCCTGATCCCCTCCGCCGTGGAGCGGACGCTGGCGGCCTTGCGGCGCGAACGGAACCCGGAGGGGCCGGGCGCGGTCTGATCGGACCGGCATTCACCGGGATGCGCGAGCCCTGAGCGACCGGCGGTCCGTCCCCCACCCGACCGTTGGGAGGGCCCGCCTGTACAGCGCCCGACCTCTCCCGCACCTTCCCCAGTTCCGGCCTTCCCGCACACGGAGTCCTCGATGCGCCCGTCCCTCGTCCTCGCCCTGCTCGCGTTCGGCTCCGTCGCCGATCTGGCCGCGCAGCGGCCCACCACGCCCACGATACCACCCCCGAGCATCATCGAGTACAAGCCGCACTCGACGTTGGTGGTCCCCGAGCATCCGGTGCCGCGCGCCAGGTTCCCCGCCGTCGACTTCCACGGGCATCCGCCACTGCTGGACAACCAGGCGGCCATCGAAGAGGTGGTGGGCGCCATGGACGCGCTCAATCTCCAGGTGATGGTCCAGGCACGCGGCACGTCGGGCGAGCGTCTCACCCGTCAGATCGCCGCGGTGAAAGCTGCAGGCTACGAGGATCGTTTCGTCTTCTTCACCACCGTCGATCTGCGCAACGTGGGACCGGGATCGGGAGCTCGCATCGCAGCCCAGCTCGAGGCCGACGTGCGCGCGGGCGCCGTCGGAATCGGCGAGATCAACAAGGGTTTCGGGCTGGGTACCAATAAGGCGGATGGCACCCGTTTGGCGCTGGACGACCCGGAGCTGGACGTGGTGTGGGAAACGGCAGGCCGCCTCGGGATCCCCGTGTTCATCCACACGGGCGATCCGGCCGAGTTCTTCGAAGCGTTGGACTTCACCAACGAGCGTTGGCTGGAGATGGCGCTGTTCCCCAACCGGCAGTTCAACGACCGCTCGCGTTACCCCACCTTCGACGATCTGATGGCAGAGCGCGACCGACTGCTGGCCAAGCATCCCAACACCACGTGGGTGGTGGCCCACATGAGTTGGTACGCGAACGACCTGGGAAGGCTGGGAGCGCTGTTCGACCGCTTCCCCAACGTGCACACCGAGCTGGGCGCGGTGCTCTACGACCTGGGGCGGCAGCCGCGCTTCGCGCGGGAGTTCTTCACCAAGTACAAGGACCGCATCCTGTTCGGGAAAGACTCCTTCGCACCGGACGAGTATCCCTACTACTGGCGGGTGTTCGAGACCGAAGACGAGTACTTCGACTACTACCGCGACTATCACGCCTTCTGGAAGCTGTACGGCATCGGCCTCCCGGACGACGTGCTCAAGGCCGTCTACTACGGCAACGCACTGCGCATCATTCCCCGCATGCCCACGGGGGGCTTCCCGCGCTGAGGCGCCGAGGACCCGGGATCGGGATGTGACGCGCACGGCCGGGACGTAGCAGTGGACGCACCGTTCACCGCGTTCGTCGGCGACGACCGGCAGCGCCTGGTCGCCGAGCTGGCCGAAGCCTACGAGCGTGTGCGCGTCGCCGGGCCTTCACGCCTCTACGCGCTGTTGGCGCCCACGGGGTGGGGCAAGTCACGCGTCGTGCAGGAGGTGTACGCGCGGCTGGCGGCTGGCGGCGCCTACTGGCCGCCCCGTATTTCCGACGGAGCCTCCTCTTGGCTGCACGCGCGCAAACGCGTCTTCCCCGCCCCGTTCGAGGTTCCCGCGGATACTCCCATCCCCTTCCTCTGGCTGGGCATCAGTTGCCAACGCGACCAGATGGGACGCGAGTTGGCCGCGCTTCAGTACGCCGAGCATCAGATCCAAGCGCACGTGGGCTCGATGGTGGGGGCCTTGGCAGGTCGCGGCGACCGCTGGAAGACCAGGCTGGGCGCCCTGGGGGCGGTCGCCGGCCTGGTCGGGCTTCCCGACCCCGTGAACCTCGCCATGACGTGGCACGGCGTCGCCACCTCCACGTGGGGGCTGCTCAGCCAGGAGTGGTCCGCGTTCGCGGGTCGCCGGGCTGCCGCCCAGTCCCGCCACATCGACGTCGAGGGCACCCGCCGCGAGGCGGACCGCGCGGCGGAGCTGGCGGACCAGTTGGCGCACGTCAGCGGCGGAGATCTCCCGATCGTCCTGGTGATCGACGACGCGCACTGGGCCGACCCCGGCACGGTCCGGCTCGTGGACCATCTGCTCACCTCCCCAGGGCGAGTGCTGATCCTGGCCACGGGGTGGCCGGACCAGGTGGCTATCCAGAACGATGTACCCGGCACCTTCGGAGACGCGCTCGATCGCTGGACGCGCGCTGGGCTGGCCCGACGTCGCGAGCTGACGCGCCTGT is a window from the Gemmatimonadota bacterium genome containing:
- a CDS encoding peptide MFS transporter, yielding MSQTQTHLQAPGEKQFFGHPRGLATLFFTEMWERFSYYGLRGLLVLFLTAALADGGFAFADSTAGAILGLYTASVYLLSLPGGWIADRILGQRSAVFWGGVVIAAGHFTMALGSKVLFFVGLCLVAVGTGLLKPNVSAIVGELYSDRGARRDAGFSIFYMGINLGAFLGPIICGYLGENINWHLGFGAAGVGMLAGLIQYRMGDAYLKEAGLLQEDALDKRSGAIRALIAGVAVVTVITVLLWLLNRAGTVNVTIEAIAGGAGVTIVSIAVLYFAYLMAMGGLAADEKKRVTYIFILFIGAAMFWAGFEQAASTLNLFAERLTDRTIGSWEMPTSWLQSVNALFIILLAPVVGSLWVRLDERNPSIPVKFGWGLVLLGVGFFVLAWGASFATPENPVSPMWLVVTYFFHTVGELALSPVGLSSVTKLAPHRLVGQMMGVWFMGTSLGNLIAGMAAGQLESLSPPTLFTTVGAIAAGAGLVYFVFHRPIKHLGPDVK
- a CDS encoding DUF2177 family protein → MRPEVRWGAALAFYLIYLGGVLLLAVVPAVAEQSLQRALLNGAVLGLVAYAAYDLTNLATLRGFPAGLVPVDLVWGTVLTAAVAAVGFGVATWTTAG
- a CDS encoding amidohydrolase family protein, with protein sequence MRPSLVLALLAFGSVADLAAQRPTTPTIPPPSIIEYKPHSTLVVPEHPVPRARFPAVDFHGHPPLLDNQAAIEEVVGAMDALNLQVMVQARGTSGERLTRQIAAVKAAGYEDRFVFFTTVDLRNVGPGSGARIAAQLEADVRAGAVGIGEINKGFGLGTNKADGTRLALDDPELDVVWETAGRLGIPVFIHTGDPAEFFEALDFTNERWLEMALFPNRQFNDRSRYPTFDDLMAERDRLLAKHPNTTWVVAHMSWYANDLGRLGALFDRFPNVHTELGAVLYDLGRQPRFAREFFTKYKDRILFGKDSFAPDEYPYYWRVFETEDEYFDYYRDYHAFWKLYGIGLPDDVLKAVYYGNALRIIPRMPTGGFPR